The Streptomyces sp. NBC_00440 genome contains a region encoding:
- a CDS encoding class I SAM-dependent methyltransferase, translating into MSVPTSRHPVSQPASRSAAAVDAGRWPQVACGPKASWIRTAIAERVVRHALERLPLRVGLGSTGETLGPGGPLMEVHEPRSFFRRIGAGGLIGFGESYMAGEWEARDLVAVLTVLADHAATIIPAPLQKLRAVWALKQPSAHRNTPEGSRDNISHHYDLSNDLFTLFLDETLSYSSALFRALPADESLLAAAQRRKIDRLLDAAQVGPGTRLLEIGTGWGELAIRAAARGAQVLTITLSEEQGELAGDRIRRAGVEGAVTVELLDYRQVKGTFDAVVSVEMIEAVGAEFWPEYFMTLDRLTAPGGRIALQAITMPHDRMLASRDTYTWIQKYIFPGGLLPSVEAVEQITGERTGLRMARRDGFGAHYAETLRLWRERFTERAQQVEALGFDETFRRMWTFYLAYSEAGFRSGYLDVQQMLLTKEGTPR; encoded by the coding sequence GTGAGCGTTCCGACAAGCAGGCACCCCGTGTCGCAGCCGGCGTCCCGGTCTGCGGCCGCCGTCGACGCCGGGCGCTGGCCCCAGGTGGCCTGTGGTCCGAAGGCGTCCTGGATCCGTACCGCCATCGCTGAACGCGTCGTCCGCCATGCGCTGGAACGGCTGCCGCTGCGTGTCGGGCTGGGCTCCACCGGCGAGACGCTGGGCCCCGGTGGCCCTCTGATGGAGGTGCACGAACCCCGCTCGTTCTTCCGGCGGATCGGCGCGGGTGGCCTCATCGGCTTCGGCGAGTCCTACATGGCAGGCGAGTGGGAGGCCCGCGACCTCGTCGCGGTGCTGACCGTGTTGGCCGACCATGCGGCGACGATCATTCCGGCGCCGTTGCAGAAGCTGCGTGCGGTCTGGGCGTTGAAGCAGCCGTCGGCGCACCGGAACACCCCCGAGGGTTCGCGCGACAACATCAGCCACCACTACGACCTGTCGAACGACCTGTTCACCTTGTTCCTGGACGAGACGCTGTCGTACTCATCGGCCCTTTTCAGGGCGCTTCCCGCCGACGAGTCCCTGCTGGCCGCCGCCCAGCGACGCAAGATCGACCGGCTCCTCGACGCGGCGCAGGTCGGGCCGGGCACCCGGCTGCTGGAGATCGGCACCGGCTGGGGCGAACTCGCCATCCGCGCGGCCGCGCGTGGCGCGCAGGTGCTGACCATCACCCTCTCCGAGGAGCAGGGAGAACTGGCCGGCGACCGCATTCGCCGGGCAGGCGTCGAGGGAGCCGTCACCGTCGAACTGCTCGACTACCGGCAGGTGAAGGGGACCTTCGACGCCGTGGTCAGCGTCGAGATGATCGAGGCCGTCGGCGCGGAGTTCTGGCCCGAGTACTTCATGACGCTGGACCGGTTGACCGCGCCCGGTGGCCGGATCGCCCTCCAGGCGATCACCATGCCGCACGACCGGATGCTGGCCAGCAGGGACACGTACACCTGGATCCAGAAGTACATCTTCCCCGGCGGACTCCTGCCGTCCGTCGAGGCGGTCGAGCAGATCACCGGCGAGCGTACGGGGCTCCGGATGGCGCGGCGTGACGGCTTCGGGGCGCACTATGCGGAGACGCTCAGGCTGTGGCGCGAACGGTTCACCGAGCGGGCCCAACAGGTCGAAGCCCTCGGCTTCGACGAGACCTTCCGGCGTATGTGGACCTTCTATCTCGCCTATTCCGAGGCGGGCTTCCGCTCGGGCTATCTCGATGTGCAGCAGATGCTGCTGACGAAGGAGGGGACCCCGCGATGA